The Sporosarcina sp. Te-1 DNA window AAGGAATTAAAACCCATTTCATTGGCGTTATAACGATTTCCTTTATTTCCCCATCCTATCTACCGGGTATTTTTATTCATTTTAAAATGAAATACGCTAAATAGTCCAAAGTCCCGGTTTTAATATATATATTAAACTTCCTTATAGATCAACGTTTTGTCATACTTACGCAACAATGTGCATTAACTTGTCATAGAGTAAAACTACTGTAATTAATTTATGAACTTAGTAATATACTATCAATTTGGATTTTTTAGATAATAACGTATAGATTACGGTCTTTTTTTCATGTACTGTTATATTATACAACCAGATAAACAGACACCGGCACCAAAGAGGACCTGCAATGAAAATGGAGGGGGGAAGGGTGTTTTCTTTTTGTTCTTCTGCAGGTTCTAAAAAAATCGAGGGAGGAATGAAAGTGAGAAAACGGAGTCGAATACGATTTTTCAGCATCATCGCAACAGTAATCATGGTCTTCTCGTTATTTGCACCTAGTTTCGCGAATGCAGAGCTGAATAAATTGCATCAATCGTTGCGCGGATCCAGTGAACTCTCCAAAGAAAAAGTGAGCCAGCGCTTGCTGGAAGACTTTAAAAACGATGAGATGGTCACGTTTTTAATCAAATTCAAAGAACAAGCGGACACAATGAAAGCCGCGTCAGACGCAAAAGCACAGGCTAGCAAGGAAAATCTCTCGGCCAAGCAATCCGTTATGATGGCACGTTCAGCCGTTGTTTCCGAATTGCGTGCAACATCGCTTGAATCACAACAAAATGTCCAGCAATATCTTGAACAGCAAGTGAAAGAAGGAAAGGCAAAAGATATTACATCGTATTACATTGTCAACGGCATGGCCGTGACAGCGACAAAGGAAGTCGCTCAAGCGCTTGGCACATTCGAAGAAGTTGAAAAAGTACTTCCGAATGAAATGCGTCAGCTGCATACAACCAAAGTGGAAGATGCAGTTGCGCCAAAAGCACAAGTAGCGAATATCGAATGGAATATCGAGAGAGTCAACGCTCCCCAAGTATGGGATATGGGCATTGACGGCTCCGGAACTGTGGTCGCAAGCATCGATACAGGCGTCCAGTGGGATCACCCGGCATTGAAAGAAAAATACCGCGGTTACAATGCCACTACCGGCGCAGTAGACCATAACTACAACTGGTTTGATGCGACTGCTGGAAGGACAACTCCTTACGATGACTTGGAGCACGGCACGCACGTAACCGGCACAATGGTCGGCAGTGAACCGAACGGCAGCAACCAAATCGGTGTCGCGCCTGGTGCCAAGTGGATCGCTGTCAAAGCATTCACTGCAGCCGGCGGTTCGGATCGCGATCTTTTGGCGGCAGCCCAATGGATTTTAGCTCCGACTGACGCAAACGGCAATACACGTGTCGACTTGGCTCCTGACGTTGTGAACAACTCATGGGGCGGCGGTCCAGGACTCGATGAGTGGTACAGAGACGTCGTAAGAAACTGGCGTGCAGCTGAGATTTTCCCTGAATTCTCTGCTGGCAACACGACACTTTCTAACCCTGGCGGTCCTGGTTCAGTGGCAGCTCCATCAAACTACCCTGAATCCTTTGCGACAGGTGCAACAGATATTAATGACAAAGTGGCGACCTTCTCCCTACGTGGTCCATCGCCATATAACCACATCAAGCCGGACATCTCCGCGCCAGGTGTCAATATCCGTTCTGCCGTCCCTGGTGGTGGCTACGAAGGCGGATGGAATGGTACATCGATGGCAGGACCTGCCGTTTCTGGTGTAGCTGCATTGCTTCGTCAAGTGAATGCGAATATTACGGTTGAAGAGATGGAGCAAATTTTGCTTTCCACTGCACGACCTTTGACAGACAGCACATATCCGACTACTCCAAACCATGGGTACGGATATGGACTTGTTGACGCCTACGCTGCGGTTTCATCCATCGCTAGTGGACTCGGCAAATTGGAAGGACAAGTAACGAAACAAGGTGAAGATTCGCAGCCACCTACTTTCGAACATTCAGCACCAGCTGAAACATACGAAGGAATGGATTTGGATCTTGTCGTTTCAGTTACGGACAACATCAGTATTTCCACTGTCACATTGGAGTATAAGGATGCAAATGGACAATGGCAATCGATGGAAGCTACACGCAAATCAGGAGACTATTTAGCTGGTGAGTTCGGAGTCACCATTTCCGGAGATAAGATTACTGGAAATACATTTACGTATAAGTGGACGATCAACGACTTCGGCAATAATACAGTGACAAGTCCCGAGTATACGGTTCTTGTAAAACCAGGCATTACAGTCGGTTATTTTGAGGATTTCGAACAGACTCCGGTTGGTTGGACTTCATTTGGAAACAAGAATAGCTGGGAATGGGGCGTTCCAACTTCCGGACCAGGAAGTGCTTTCTCCGGTGAGAAAGTATACGCAACAAACCTTGCCGGAAACTACGAAAGCAATATGAACGCAACCCTCGTCATGCCGCCAGTTGATTTGCCAGAAGGCAACTCCTACTTGCAGTTCAAGCACTGGCACAATTTCGAGCAATCCTCTTCTGGAAGAGCATGGGATTACGGTCATGTCTTCATTTCCACGGACATGGAAAATTGGACACAGCTTTTAATGGTACAAGGAATCTCTGATGGCTGGCTAGATGCAGAAGTGGATCTATCGGCTTATAGCGGACAACGCGTCTATCTTGGATTCAACGCATTCTCTGATGGAAGCGTCGTACGTGAGGGCTGGTACATCGATGACGTAGCGCTCAGCTCTAATTCCCAGGCAGGCGATGTGTCCTTGCAGCCAATTAAGAAGACGTTCGGCTCAAATGAAGCGTCTGGATTGGAAAGCATTAAGAACACTAACAAAAAGCCTGGTGCCATCATCGAAAAAGGCAAGGATGCTACTGAAAAACCAATCGATCCGAAGACCATCAAACCTGTTATGCCAAAAGTCGAGCCAGCTCCACCAATCGAGGGTGGCAGCATCGGTCCTGTCCTATTGCCGCTCGGCGCGCAAGTGAGCATTCTTGAAAATGATCGTTCCGTTTATACGAACCCTGCAAACGGAACCTACTCCATGACGCTTGGTGCAGGCACATTCACTGCGAAAGCGGAAGCATACGGCTATCAATCAAAAGTTCAATCCGTCACGATTAATGCGGATGAAACGACAACTGCAAACTTCACATTGGAAGAAGTACCACAGGGAACGATTACGGGAACAGTGACAGATTCTTCTTCAGGTGAACCAATTGCAGGGGCAACATTGTTGCTTGTGGAAGATGCAAATATTTCTCCAGTTGAAACAGATGCATCTGGTCAATTTGCGATTACAGCATACGAAGGCGATTACACATTAAAAGTGATTGCCCGCGGCTATCATGCGCAAGAAGCAGCGATTACAATCGGCGGACAATCGTCTTACGATTTCGCATTGGAGCCATTCTTCACGTATCCTGGTGGAGTGATCGGCTACGATGACGGTACGCCAGAAAACGCACGTGCTTTCTATGAGGCCGGAAATGGCTGGGGTGTCAAAATGTCCCTTCCTGAAGGCAAGGATTCCGGTATCGTTTCTGAAGGACATTTCCGATTCTGGACGTCAGAATGGCCGTCTCCAGGCGGAACAGCATTCGCTGTAGAAGTTTGGGATGCATCAGGTGCTGATGGAGCACCTGGCAAAAAGCTTGCCGGACCGTTTGATGCTCAAGCAAAACGGAATGGCGAGTGGACCGTTGTAGATCTTTCCGAGCATAATATCGCTGTAAACGGTGATTTCTATATGGTCTATATCCAAACTGCCATTAACACATCTGCACCTGGACTTGCGACCGATGAAAACGGACCGAACGCAGGCAGAAGCTATCAATTCGTCGGATCTTGGTCCCCTTCTCCGACTTCGGAAGGAAATTATATGATCCGTGCACGTGTGAATTATGAAGTATTCGCGCCTGCTATCACTTCTCCGGAATCCGGAACTGTGACGAATGAACAAAATATTACAGTTGACGGAACAGCTACACCAACAACGTCAATCACTTTGTTGAATAACGGTGAAGAGACAGATACAGTTGTAGTAGGAGACGATGGAAAGTTCTCGTTCCCGACTGTTCTTACAGAGGGTGAAAACGTATTTAAAGCGGTTTCTAAATTGGACGGCCGCACAACTGGCGAATCCGAAACAGTAACCGTTGTTCTAGATACGATTAAACCGGAATTGGCGATTACCAATCCGAAAGACGGTGACACGTTAAATCGCGAAACAGTGACGGTAGAAGGTACGGTTATTGATGCCAACTTACAATCCGTGACGGTGAATGGCCAATCCGCTGCTGTTTCTGCGGATGGTACGTTCTCCAAACGTGTTCTTCTCGATGCGGGTACGAACGAGATCGTTGTCGTCGCAACCGATGCAGCTGGCAACGAAGAAACGAAATCAGTTCGTGTCAATGCAAAATACGAGGCACCTGAAATTACAAACCTCGTTCCGACAGAAGACATTTACTTGACAACTGGTAAGACAGTCAAGTTCGAATTCGACAGCGAACCTGGTCTTGCAGCAACATTCATGATCCACATGCCGCTGACAGATGTAGGAAGCGACATCTCCAATGCCACTGAACTGCCGATGCGCGAAGTTACACCAGGCCACTATGTCGGCTACTGGACAGCACCGCTTGGCGTCATTGCGAAAGGTGGACAAATCGAGGTGAAGGTTGTTGACTCCTTCGGAAATGAAAGAAGACAAACAGCAAAAGGAAAAATCTTCGTCAACGCCGGACAAACGAACGGAGTAACAGACGAAGAGACATCTGAAGAGTCTGGCCCATCTGAAGAACCAGCAGAAGCAACAGAAGAAGTGACACCTGAATCGTAAAAAAACACCGCCAAACCGAGCGATCGGTTTGGCGGTGTTTGTTATGCAGTCCTATTTCTTATTTCGCACTTTTTAACGACTCCCTCACATACTTGGCTGATTGCGATTCCTCATCCACAAATTCCGTATACCATCCATTTTCCGAAGAATCAGCAATTGTGATTAGACGACCCGTAATGGTACGGGCTTGAAGAACGGCGTTCTGCAAATCTTCTCTTTGCATCTCATTGAGCTTTCCATTTTCTTTTAGTTCCTCGAGACAGAAAATGACTGTTTCCAATGTGTCTGACAGGAGAGATATGTCACTGCGATAAAGTCCGTGAAAGAATTGATTTGATTTGCGTAAATCTGCAACATAGGCATCCAACAATTTCTCGCCGCTCTCTTCCTGCAATCGTTTTTCCCAATGGTCCATATCAAAATGGTAAAAAGGCTTTAGATGATCAATTGTTTCCTCAACCGCCTCCCGATTCATCCCTTGGATCCTGTCCTTATAAGCCCTGTTTTCACGCAGAAGATCGACACTCCAATAAAGAAGTAGGATGATGGCAACAGTAAAGACCAATACGATATTCTTTTTATTCACTTCATTTGTTCACCTCGCTATCTTGAGCCAAATCCAAGCCAGACCGTAGCCAATCATGACGCCGACCGTGTTTAGAATGACATCATCTATATCGGAACTGCGGCCGATGAAAAATTGTATTCCTTCAATGAAACACGTTACGCAGAAGCCGACAAGGAACACCTTCCACCACCTATTCATTGACCTCCAAAGCAATGGAACAAAGAGGCCGATCGGCGTGAAAATAAACATATTCCCTACTACATTCACCAAAGAAACGCTTTCCCAATCACTGACATATTGATTCGATTGAAAATACATAATAACCGTCCGAAATGGCATTAGATTGACCCCAGCTATTTCATTCGTTGTAAGGAAATAGAAATCCCATGTACCTGTGCTGGAATCAAATTCCACACTCCATCTAGGTATGATCGTTTGGGAAGCGAGCCCCACTATGTATAAAGAAAAGAGGGCAACCGCAATCTCCCGTAGAACGGTAGTATGCTTTTTCCCTCTTTTCAAAAATAAAATCCTTGCGAGCACATAAAAAGGCAAAGCCGCTGCCATGTACAGTGCCATGTTTTCAATATACATTTTTATAAGGCCCACATTCTCGCCTCCTTATAATAGGCATGGAGTTTCAGAGCCATCCCTTTTCTCTGCAAATTGCAAGGGCCTCCACTTTATTCTTCGCTTCCACTTTCTGCAGGATTTCAGACATATAGTTCCGCACAGTTCCTGCCGAAAGGAATAATTCCGCCCCAATCTCCTTCGCCGTCTTTCCGTTTGCCGCCAATCCCAGAACTTCCCGTTCACGCTCGCTCAACGGGTTATCTTCATGATAGGAATTCATGATCAATTCGGCAGCAAATTCCCGTTTACCTGCCACGACACTCCGAATGGCCGCCGAAAGATCTTGAATCGAACCATCTTTCAATAGATATCCATGAACCCTCGCCTTAACAGCACGCTCAAAATAACCAGGACGGGCGAACGTCGTCAATATGATCACTTTTGTTGCAACTCGCTTTTCCTGTAACTGAGCTGCTACTTCCAACCCGCTCATAATCGGCATCTCAATATCGAGAAGGCAAACGTCGGGCTCCAGACGCATAATTAAATCCAACGCCTTTCCCCCATTTTCCGCTTCCCCAACCACCTCAAAATCATCCTCAAAATCAAGCAGTGTACCAAGCGCCCCACGCAAAATCCGCTGGTCTTCCGCTATGATAATACGAATCATAATGCAACAACCTCCTCAGACTTTATTACGAGCGGAATGGCGATAATCAAACACGTGCCGTTCTCCGATTCGATTAAAAGTTCTCCTTCAATCAAGGCAAGGCGTTCTTCCATCCCCCTCAGTCCATTTCCACGGCTGGCCTTAGCCATTCCAATTCCATCATCACTGATGCGAATTGTACACACACCTTGACCGACACTTAGCTGTACATTGCAACTCGTCGCTTTGCTATGTTTAACGATGTTAGTGGAGGCTTCACGTAAGCAAAGCCCTGCAATATTTTGCTGAAGCGGAGAAAGGTCGGTCAACATTCCTTCCATCTCAACCTGCAGCTCGAAGCTTCCCGCTGTTAAGATTTGCTCCATATGAGCCAGTTCCTCTTCAATCGTACTATAACGCATGTCGGATACAAGTTCTCTTACTTGAGATAAGGCAGAACGTGATGCTGTTTCAATATCTTGTGCGGCGATGCCCACTTTCTCTGGATTTGATGCAATCCGTTGAATTACTTGGCTTTGCAAGGTGATTAACGATAAGGTATGGCCGAGTGTATCATGTAAATCCCTTGCAATTCGAACACGCTCCTCTTGTTTGATCAGCGTTTTGATTTGTTCATTGGCAACATCCAATTTACGCTCCAGCTCAAAACGTTCATTCATTTGTCTGCTGCCATAAGGAGACATGACCATGACAACGAGAAACGGAAGTAGAAAAAGGATATCAGGCAGCCCATTTTGAATGTACAGCCATCCAAGACAGAGGATCAGTATCAGAATGAAGAGATTTACAGCCCACTTAAAATGTTTTTTTCTCGTAAACCAACCTATGAAATTAGATGTAAAAAATCCAAGCAATAAATTGTAAGGACTATAGAATAAAGTTAACGCGACGATGACCATCATTTGAACCGAAAGCCACCAAGCCACACTTGTGCCTTCTGTTGAATTATAAATCGACCAATAGGTAACGAGGAAAAGCAGTAATAGACCGTAGCCTATTACTGCCATTGACTGCTTTTCACTGTGGATGACATGAAAAAGCGGCATGAACAAATATACTAGAAATATATAAGGCGTCACACCAAAACGTTTAGGGAATAATTCAAAAACCTTCATCTCATACCACTTCCTGTTTCCTTCTGCTATATATAGATAATACCATGAATAGAAGGAGATACATAACCAATATCAGAACATTCTTTATCTCGGGCAGCTCTCCCCGTACAATGGCCCAAGCCCCATTTCCATAATGAAATGCAGGAAGCCACATACCGATCGTCTGAATGAGTTTCGGCAAAATATCCATCGGCATCCACAGCCCGCCTGTTATGGCTAACAATAAGTAGAAGATATTGCTGACTCCAGAGGCGGTATCGACTTTTTTCATTGTTCCAACCAGCAAACCCATTGCCAAAAATGGTGCGGATCCTAGTAAAATCCATAGACCGGATAGCAGCCATTCACCGATCGGCATCGTCACTCCACTTATTAGAAATCCTGCGACAAAAATGACGATGATGGAAAAGATATGGACGGCTGATTGACCTATCATTTTGGCAATGAAATAGCTCGAAGCCGGCAGAGGGGTAATTCGTAGCAACGTGGTCCAACCTTCGCTTTTCTCCTGCACCATCCGGATTCCGAGTGTCATGATGGCACTTCCCATTACACTAAACGCCGCTATAGACATGAGAAAATGGGCATTCCACGCTGCTTTATTCTCCATTCCCATATTGACCACTTTCGTGAATATGACATAGAACACGATTGGCATGAGCAAAGACCAGAAGACAAAATAAGGATTACGAAAAATCCGGATGATTTCTATTTTACATTCTCTTAGCAACAAACTCATATTACGATACCTCCTGTTCGACAGTCAGTTGTTCGAAAGCATCTTCGAGCCTGCCCTTTTCGATCGCTATGTCTTCCAGTCTTATCTTCAATTCAAATAAGCTTCGCAAAACGAAGTCCGGATTCTCTGTCATAATGGTCAGTCGTCCTTTGTCCTCTATTACAGCCAGCACCTCTTGCATATTTGTCAAATTTTCTTTCCGAATCGTTTCATTCATTTTAAATGAAATGGATTGGCGGAGCAGGCTTCGCTTAATTTCCATTGGTGAACCATCCGCAATGACTTTCCCCTGATTAAACAAAATGATACGGGTCGCGATATCGTCTGCTTCCTGCAAATAATGCGTGGAAAAGAGAATCGTCTTCCCTTGCTCCGCCAACTCTTTCACCGTCTGCCAAAACTGCTTGCGCGCCGTACTATCCATTCCAACAGTCGGCTCGTCAAAAAAGAGGAGATCGGGATTACCGGCCAGCGCTAAGGCAAACCCGACCCGGCGTTTTTGCCCACCGGACAGCTTTTCCGTCCGTTTATCCAACTCCCCAGGTGTCATTCCTGTCAATTCAACTAACTTCTCCATAGATAATGGATCCGGATAATAACTTTGGAATAAAGCGAGCAATTCTTTCACTTTCAAGGCATCCATCAGACTCACCTGTTGCAGCATGACGCCAATCCGTTCATGTACAGCCCGTGAGTCGGGAACTGCTTGAAACAGTTTCGCTTCCCCTGATGTCGGCTTTAGCAGGCCAAGCATCATCAGCATCGTCGTACTCTTGCCGGCACCGTTAGGACCGAGTATCGCGACAATCTCTCCTCGCTGGACAGAGAATGAAACGTCATCAACCGCCCTTTTTCCTTTAAACTCTTTTGTTAAGTTTGTAATTTGGACAACCGGTTGCATCTTCACACCAACTCCTTTATCTATAGAATAGAAAATTAGCTGAAAGTTGGTTAGTATACTCTGTCATAGTTTAACCTGACATTTGTCACTCCTTTCTATTGTTTCAAGGTTTCCGCAATCAAATGGGCTCGGCCTAGAAGTATCAGCAGATGCTGCCGTGCCAAAACGCTCTACAAAATTCGACATTTTCACGAAATAGGGCTAAAATCACTCAACAATTTATGCTATTCTAAACTTGTGAGTATTCCAAGATTGCTAGCCTTGTATTTTTAAAAATACGACTGGATCGCTTACACACATAGAGAACAAGGGGGAAGATAGAATGAGAAAGAACAGGATTTTCGCACTTGTGGCTGCTTTTGTACTCGTTTTTGCATTAGCAGGCTGCGGAAAAGAAGATGAGAAAACGGAATCAGCTGAGGGTGGTTCAAACACCAAAGTAGATATTGGTATGCTGAAATTGACGAGCTCCGCTCCCCTGTTTATCGCCATTGAAAAAGGATTCTTCGAAGAAGAGGGCATTACGCCGAATGTAAAATGGTTTGAAGCCGCTCAGCCAATTGCTGTTGCAACGGCCAGTGGAGATATTCAAGTCGGGGCGACGGGTATTACAGCAGGTTTATATAACATGGTTGCCGGTGGAGAAAAACTGCAGATCGTAGCGGATAAAGGAAGAGAGCATGAGGGCTATAGCTCAACCGCTCTATTAGTTCCAGCTGATTCATCGATTTCTGCAATTGAAGAGTTGAAAGGCAAAAAGATCGGGATTACCCAAACGGGTTCCACATACCATTACATGGCAGGAAGACTGCTTGAAGAGCATGGCTTGTCGACAGCTGATGTTGAACTTGTCCCACTGAACAGCATTCCTGGCCTGATGGAAACATTGCAAAGTAAAAATGTAGATGCCGTTCTGCTGAATGAACCGAACGTTTCCCGTGTTGTGAAGGAAGGCTATGGCAAAGTGGTTGCGCAAATCGGAGATGAGTTCGATTACCAAACATCCGGTATCTTCTTCTCACAAAAGTTTGCAGATGACGAGGAAGTCGCCGTCCGTTTCATGAAGGCGTACGCCAAAGCAACGCAATACTATTATGATGCCGTCTTGCAAAAAGAGAATGGCGAAATCGTGCCGGGCGAGAACTATGACGAAGTGGTCGATATCATCGCCAACTATACAGATCAAGAATCTGATTTAATTAAACAAGGGCTGCCGTATAT harbors:
- a CDS encoding S8 family peptidase; this translates as MKVRKRSRIRFFSIIATVIMVFSLFAPSFANAELNKLHQSLRGSSELSKEKVSQRLLEDFKNDEMVTFLIKFKEQADTMKAASDAKAQASKENLSAKQSVMMARSAVVSELRATSLESQQNVQQYLEQQVKEGKAKDITSYYIVNGMAVTATKEVAQALGTFEEVEKVLPNEMRQLHTTKVEDAVAPKAQVANIEWNIERVNAPQVWDMGIDGSGTVVASIDTGVQWDHPALKEKYRGYNATTGAVDHNYNWFDATAGRTTPYDDLEHGTHVTGTMVGSEPNGSNQIGVAPGAKWIAVKAFTAAGGSDRDLLAAAQWILAPTDANGNTRVDLAPDVVNNSWGGGPGLDEWYRDVVRNWRAAEIFPEFSAGNTTLSNPGGPGSVAAPSNYPESFATGATDINDKVATFSLRGPSPYNHIKPDISAPGVNIRSAVPGGGYEGGWNGTSMAGPAVSGVAALLRQVNANITVEEMEQILLSTARPLTDSTYPTTPNHGYGYGLVDAYAAVSSIASGLGKLEGQVTKQGEDSQPPTFEHSAPAETYEGMDLDLVVSVTDNISISTVTLEYKDANGQWQSMEATRKSGDYLAGEFGVTISGDKITGNTFTYKWTINDFGNNTVTSPEYTVLVKPGITVGYFEDFEQTPVGWTSFGNKNSWEWGVPTSGPGSAFSGEKVYATNLAGNYESNMNATLVMPPVDLPEGNSYLQFKHWHNFEQSSSGRAWDYGHVFISTDMENWTQLLMVQGISDGWLDAEVDLSAYSGQRVYLGFNAFSDGSVVREGWYIDDVALSSNSQAGDVSLQPIKKTFGSNEASGLESIKNTNKKPGAIIEKGKDATEKPIDPKTIKPVMPKVEPAPPIEGGSIGPVLLPLGAQVSILENDRSVYTNPANGTYSMTLGAGTFTAKAEAYGYQSKVQSVTINADETTTANFTLEEVPQGTITGTVTDSSSGEPIAGATLLLVEDANISPVETDASGQFAITAYEGDYTLKVIARGYHAQEAAITIGGQSSYDFALEPFFTYPGGVIGYDDGTPENARAFYEAGNGWGVKMSLPEGKDSGIVSEGHFRFWTSEWPSPGGTAFAVEVWDASGADGAPGKKLAGPFDAQAKRNGEWTVVDLSEHNIAVNGDFYMVYIQTAINTSAPGLATDENGPNAGRSYQFVGSWSPSPTSEGNYMIRARVNYEVFAPAITSPESGTVTNEQNITVDGTATPTTSITLLNNGEETDTVVVGDDGKFSFPTVLTEGENVFKAVSKLDGRTTGESETVTVVLDTIKPELAITNPKDGDTLNRETVTVEGTVIDANLQSVTVNGQSAAVSADGTFSKRVLLDAGTNEIVVVATDAAGNEETKSVRVNAKYEAPEITNLVPTEDIYLTTGKTVKFEFDSEPGLAATFMIHMPLTDVGSDISNATELPMREVTPGHYVGYWTAPLGVIAKGGQIEVKVVDSFGNERRQTAKGKIFVNAGQTNGVTDEETSEESGPSEEPAEATEEVTPES
- a CDS encoding VanZ family protein, with translation MGLIKMYIENMALYMAAALPFYVLARILFLKRGKKHTTVLREIAVALFSLYIVGLASQTIIPRWSVEFDSSTGTWDFYFLTTNEIAGVNLMPFRTVIMYFQSNQYVSDWESVSLVNVVGNMFIFTPIGLFVPLLWRSMNRWWKVFLVGFCVTCFIEGIQFFIGRSSDIDDVILNTVGVMIGYGLAWIWLKIAR
- a CDS encoding response regulator transcription factor, whose protein sequence is MIRIIIAEDQRILRGALGTLLDFEDDFEVVGEAENGGKALDLIMRLEPDVCLLDIEMPIMSGLEVAAQLQEKRVATKVIILTTFARPGYFERAVKARVHGYLLKDGSIQDLSAAIRSVVAGKREFAAELIMNSYHEDNPLSEREREVLGLAANGKTAKEIGAELFLSAGTVRNYMSEILQKVEAKNKVEALAICREKGWL
- a CDS encoding sensor histidine kinase is translated as MKVFELFPKRFGVTPYIFLVYLFMPLFHVIHSEKQSMAVIGYGLLLLFLVTYWSIYNSTEGTSVAWWLSVQMMVIVALTLFYSPYNLLLGFFTSNFIGWFTRKKHFKWAVNLFILILILCLGWLYIQNGLPDILFLLPFLVVMVMSPYGSRQMNERFELERKLDVANEQIKTLIKQEERVRIARDLHDTLGHTLSLITLQSQVIQRIASNPEKVGIAAQDIETASRSALSQVRELVSDMRYSTIEEELAHMEQILTAGSFELQVEMEGMLTDLSPLQQNIAGLCLREASTNIVKHSKATSCNVQLSVGQGVCTIRISDDGIGMAKASRGNGLRGMEERLALIEGELLIESENGTCLIIAIPLVIKSEEVVAL
- a CDS encoding ABC transporter permease, coding for MSLLLRECKIEIIRIFRNPYFVFWSLLMPIVFYVIFTKVVNMGMENKAAWNAHFLMSIAAFSVMGSAIMTLGIRMVQEKSEGWTTLLRITPLPASSYFIAKMIGQSAVHIFSIIVIFVAGFLISGVTMPIGEWLLSGLWILLGSAPFLAMGLLVGTMKKVDTASGVSNIFYLLLAITGGLWMPMDILPKLIQTIGMWLPAFHYGNGAWAIVRGELPEIKNVLILVMYLLLFMVLSIYSRRKQEVV
- a CDS encoding ABC transporter ATP-binding protein, whose amino-acid sequence is MQPVVQITNLTKEFKGKRAVDDVSFSVQRGEIVAILGPNGAGKSTTMLMMLGLLKPTSGEAKLFQAVPDSRAVHERIGVMLQQVSLMDALKVKELLALFQSYYPDPLSMEKLVELTGMTPGELDKRTEKLSGGQKRRVGFALALAGNPDLLFFDEPTVGMDSTARKQFWQTVKELAEQGKTILFSTHYLQEADDIATRIILFNQGKVIADGSPMEIKRSLLRQSISFKMNETIRKENLTNMQEVLAVIEDKGRLTIMTENPDFVLRSLFELKIRLEDIAIEKGRLEDAFEQLTVEQEVS
- a CDS encoding ABC transporter substrate-binding protein, yielding MRKNRIFALVAAFVLVFALAGCGKEDEKTESAEGGSNTKVDIGMLKLTSSAPLFIAIEKGFFEEEGITPNVKWFEAAQPIAVATASGDIQVGATGITAGLYNMVAGGEKLQIVADKGREHEGYSSTALLVPADSSISAIEELKGKKIGITQTGSTYHYMAGRLLEEHGLSTADVELVPLNSIPGLMETLQSKNVDAVLLNEPNVSRVVKEGYGKVVAQIGDEFDYQTSGIFFSQKFADDEEVAVRFMKAYAKATQYYYDAVLQKENGEIVPGENYDEVVDIIANYTDQESDLIKQGLPYMDRDGKLLSSDIQTQVDWYVKENLIDSSIDTSSIVNTELLEKALQQLGK